A genomic window from Nematostella vectensis chromosome 9, jaNemVect1.1, whole genome shotgun sequence includes:
- the LOC5506427 gene encoding uncharacterized protein LOC5506427 isoform X2 gives MKRRNLAQQESEDCYDYPEEIFQGVAYRYGLSLPVIAAYHNQIPDAVINKGDREVTFPARLSYSTSIQETTNPLKKSMESDHSPNVDGINIKIGEVFSLPGTHSTTISSTTSNTPHQYRDLQYCNSITIQGPLGLQEPAIQSVYSIPPLGSRTDRGNWSEIKDLTTVQWATNTTTSNVKTTEMPLTGRGCVTSSDTAPLSTQGSSIDSKQAGECRASVPMERDVIDKSRLSEPSPLANGQIDVGSAIEMERWQAEKCQLVAEAARKRGQIKDILSKMNYLYGKRKPGRPKKDSVTVILKRLNELSLKRQNNERALWDLSREHDRLVTLQSKVQQSKLEKMLEIEKLRKGRLATRMRLLTEEDALHQQLKDQLDHTIARLHAEKKQLTEGLDNFKSDPSDESILRTKDIDMKPNSDMICSLPGSAYHTNESMIVEYDNEIEDEGKSLNGRPVSPSGSFVGFLDNPAPPSHIIKKTSLNRASLGSPSTYEPFQRDITVQARPRISRESPSIVDARWKDITLQDRTSSYPMISTYESTHKDTSLQQRSNPCLGLGVSSSDKTLQRDTKSEEIPKPYMKMPTTYEGLQRNITIQQRPSSSSTKESLADLPSASIQMLNLSVSQEEGPQPVPMNSSAEQRSHSLKRKAPQELHTIMVPSPSNDPIIPSSKRPRKSTPRKLLPSSRGPCISRINNENKVPASCMQAPSIKVEMDETSEHFQDAASALPQCPSPYPKETYESTTTDSTKSATTYSSSNSTSLQSKGPVLDSVNSCTAVSADDSLVPISTESSFPVVSLTGSRIRNDKYDGTGLKAVLHSEDHQHSTVLYNNDNKEKSLKEKKRVCIDKYGTVLSAVLYSENSKNCTVLYNNVNKEKSLLEKAAEAFTLDVFGLGSERICNPIPTGLPRNGRTTVAIQTPDNEVFTVETSFDKIREQRIQKLLQKRNELLASLDARDKPDSKRNT, from the exons ATGAAACGAAGGAATCTTGCTCAGCAAG AATCAGAAGATTGCTATGATTACCCTGAGGAAATATTTCAAGGAGTTGCTTACCGTTATGGCCTGAGCCTTCCTGTCATTGCTGcatatcataatcaaatcccTGATGCAGTTATAAACAAG GGTGATCGCGAAGTTACCTTTCCTGCAAGATTATCCTACAGTACATCCATTCAAGAAACTACTAACCCTTTAAAGAAAAGCATGGAGTCTGACCATTCTCCAAATGTCGATGGGATTAATATTAAGATTGGTGAGGTGTTCAGCCTTCCTGGAACCCACAGCACAACCATTTCCAGTACTACATCAAATACCCCACACCAGTATCGGGACCTTCAGTATTGCAACAGTATAACTATTCAAGGTCCATTAGGCCTACAGGAACCGGCAATACAATCTGTGTACAGCATTCCACCACTTGGAAGCAGGACTGATCGAGGTAATTGGTCTGAAATAAAGGATTTGACCACAGTCCAATGGGCCACCAATACTACGACCAGTAATGTCAAGACAACAGAAATGCCTTTAACAGGAAGAGGCTGCGTCACATCAAGTGATACTGCCCCTTTGAGCACTCAAGGGTCAAGCATAGATTCCAAGCAAGCTGGCGAATGCAGAGCTTCTGTCCCTATGGAAAGAGATGTGATAGATAAAAGTCGCTTAAGTGAACCTTCACCCTTGGCAAATGGTCAGATAGACGTGGGTAGTGCCATAGAAATGGAGAGGTGGCAAGCTGAAAAATGTCAACTAGTGGCTGAAGCAGCCAGGAAGAGAGGTCAGATAAAGGACATCCTTAGTAAGATGAATTATTTGTATGGAAAGCGAAAACCTGGTAGACCGAAAAAAGATTCAGTGACTGTAATACTTAAGCGACTCAATGAGCTCTCTTTAAAAAGACAGAATAACGAAAGAGCGTTATGGGATTTGAGCCGAGAGCACGACAGACTAGTCACCTTGCAATCTAAGGTGCAACAGTCTAAACTGGAAAAAATGTTGGAGATTGAGAAATTACGAAAAGGGAGATTGGCTACGAGGATGAGGCTACTCACGGAGGAGGATGCTCTACATCAACAGCTGAAGGATCAATTGGATCATACCATTGCCAGGTTGCATGCAGAGAAGAAGCAGTTAACAGAGGGACTAGATAACTTCAAATCCGACCCATCTGACGAATCGATTTTGCGGACGAAAGATATCGATATGAAACCAAACTCGGACATGATATGTAGTTTACCTGGGAGTGCATATCACACAAACGAATCTATGATTGTTGAATATGACAATGAAATCGAAGATGAGGGTAAAAGCTTGAATGGAAGACCTGTGTCTCCTTCAGGATCTTTTGTTGGCTTTCTAGATAATCCCGCACCCCCTTCTCACATTATTAAGAAAACATCCCTAAATAGAGCATCTTTAGGGTCACCTTCAACGTATGAGCCCTTTCAAAGGGACATTACAGTACAAGCGAGACCTAGAATCTCCCGGGAATCTCCTTCAATTGTTGATGCGCGTTGGAAAGACATTACCCTACAAGACAGAACTAGTTCGTACCCGATGATTTCAACGTATGAATCAACTCACAAGGACACGAGTTTACAGCAGCGAAGTAATCCATGCTTGGGCTTAGGTGTGTCTTCATCAGATAAAACCCTTCAAAGAGACACTAAATCAGAAGAAATACCGAAGCCATACATGAAAATGCCTACAACGTACGAAGGCCTCCAAAGAAATATTACAATACAACAAAGACCAAGCTCATCCTCGACGAAGGAATCTCTTGCTGACTTACCATCAGCATCAATACAGATGCTCAATTTATCCGTATCCCAGGAAGAAGGTCCACAGCCTGTTCCAATGAACTCTTCGGCGGAACAAAGGAGTCATTCATTGAAGAGAAAGGCGCCGCAAGAATTGCACACAATTATGGTTCCATCACCGAGTAATGATCCCATAATACCGAGCAGCAAGCGCCCGAGAAAGTCAACACCAAGAAAGCTGCTACCGAGCTCTCGTGGTCCGTGTATTTCGAGGATCAACAACGAAAATAAAG TACCTGCATCGTGCATGCAAGCGCCTTCCATCAAGGTGGAGATGGATGAAACAAGTGAACACTTCCAAG ATGCTGCGTCGGCATTGCCGCAGTGCCCTTCTCCATACCCAAAAGAAACTTATGAGTCCACGACTACAGATTCCACGAAGTCCGCGACTACATATTCCAGTAGTAATTCCACATCTCTACAATCCAAGGGCCCCGTGCTCGATTCGGTGAACTCATGCACTGCTGTGAGTGCCGATGATTCTCTTGTTCCGATTTCTACAGAGTCAAGCTTTCCAGTGGTATCGTTGACAGGGTCCAGGATTCGCAATGATAAGTACGACGGTACTGGGCTGAAAGCAGTGTTACACTCGGAGGACCACCAGCATAGCACCGTCCTctacaacaacgacaacaaag AAAAGTctttgaaagaaaagaaaagggtTTGCATTGATAAATACGGCACTGTGCTGAGTGCGGTGTTATATTCTGAGAACAGCAAGAATTGCACCGTCCTCTACAACAACGTCAACAAAG aaaagtcCCTTCTAGAGAAGGCAGCCGAAGCTTTCACTCTGGACGTATTTGGCTTGGGAAGTGAAAGGATTTGCAACCCTATTCCAACCGGGTTACCAAGAAACGGCAGAACAACCGTTGCTATACAAACTCCGGACAACGAAGTGTTCACGGTAGAGACTTCATTCGACAAGATTCGAGAACAAAGGATCCagaaactgcttcaaaagcgCAACGAACTACTAGCAAGCCTGGATGCGAGGGACAAACCTGACAGTAAGAGGAATACTTGA
- the LOC5506427 gene encoding uncharacterized protein LOC5506427 isoform X1 produces MLIPPSLPCSESEDCYDYPEEIFQGVAYRYGLSLPVIAAYHNQIPDAVINKGDREVTFPARLSYSTSIQETTNPLKKSMESDHSPNVDGINIKIGEVFSLPGTHSTTISSTTSNTPHQYRDLQYCNSITIQGPLGLQEPAIQSVYSIPPLGSRTDRGNWSEIKDLTTVQWATNTTTSNVKTTEMPLTGRGCVTSSDTAPLSTQGSSIDSKQAGECRASVPMERDVIDKSRLSEPSPLANGQIDVGSAIEMERWQAEKCQLVAEAARKRGQIKDILSKMNYLYGKRKPGRPKKDSVTVILKRLNELSLKRQNNERALWDLSREHDRLVTLQSKVQQSKLEKMLEIEKLRKGRLATRMRLLTEEDALHQQLKDQLDHTIARLHAEKKQLTEGLDNFKSDPSDESILRTKDIDMKPNSDMICSLPGSAYHTNESMIVEYDNEIEDEGKSLNGRPVSPSGSFVGFLDNPAPPSHIIKKTSLNRASLGSPSTYEPFQRDITVQARPRISRESPSIVDARWKDITLQDRTSSYPMISTYESTHKDTSLQQRSNPCLGLGVSSSDKTLQRDTKSEEIPKPYMKMPTTYEGLQRNITIQQRPSSSSTKESLADLPSASIQMLNLSVSQEEGPQPVPMNSSAEQRSHSLKRKAPQELHTIMVPSPSNDPIIPSSKRPRKSTPRKLLPSSRGPCISRINNENKVPASCMQAPSIKVEMDETSEHFQDAASALPQCPSPYPKETYESTTTDSTKSATTYSSSNSTSLQSKGPVLDSVNSCTAVSADDSLVPISTESSFPVVSLTGSRIRNDKYDGTGLKAVLHSEDHQHSTVLYNNDNKEKSLKEKKRVCIDKYGTVLSAVLYSENSKNCTVLYNNVNKEKSLLEKAAEAFTLDVFGLGSERICNPIPTGLPRNGRTTVAIQTPDNEVFTVETSFDKIREQRIQKLLQKRNELLASLDARDKPDSKRNT; encoded by the exons ATGCTTATCCCTCCTTCTCTACCATGTTCAG AATCAGAAGATTGCTATGATTACCCTGAGGAAATATTTCAAGGAGTTGCTTACCGTTATGGCCTGAGCCTTCCTGTCATTGCTGcatatcataatcaaatcccTGATGCAGTTATAAACAAG GGTGATCGCGAAGTTACCTTTCCTGCAAGATTATCCTACAGTACATCCATTCAAGAAACTACTAACCCTTTAAAGAAAAGCATGGAGTCTGACCATTCTCCAAATGTCGATGGGATTAATATTAAGATTGGTGAGGTGTTCAGCCTTCCTGGAACCCACAGCACAACCATTTCCAGTACTACATCAAATACCCCACACCAGTATCGGGACCTTCAGTATTGCAACAGTATAACTATTCAAGGTCCATTAGGCCTACAGGAACCGGCAATACAATCTGTGTACAGCATTCCACCACTTGGAAGCAGGACTGATCGAGGTAATTGGTCTGAAATAAAGGATTTGACCACAGTCCAATGGGCCACCAATACTACGACCAGTAATGTCAAGACAACAGAAATGCCTTTAACAGGAAGAGGCTGCGTCACATCAAGTGATACTGCCCCTTTGAGCACTCAAGGGTCAAGCATAGATTCCAAGCAAGCTGGCGAATGCAGAGCTTCTGTCCCTATGGAAAGAGATGTGATAGATAAAAGTCGCTTAAGTGAACCTTCACCCTTGGCAAATGGTCAGATAGACGTGGGTAGTGCCATAGAAATGGAGAGGTGGCAAGCTGAAAAATGTCAACTAGTGGCTGAAGCAGCCAGGAAGAGAGGTCAGATAAAGGACATCCTTAGTAAGATGAATTATTTGTATGGAAAGCGAAAACCTGGTAGACCGAAAAAAGATTCAGTGACTGTAATACTTAAGCGACTCAATGAGCTCTCTTTAAAAAGACAGAATAACGAAAGAGCGTTATGGGATTTGAGCCGAGAGCACGACAGACTAGTCACCTTGCAATCTAAGGTGCAACAGTCTAAACTGGAAAAAATGTTGGAGATTGAGAAATTACGAAAAGGGAGATTGGCTACGAGGATGAGGCTACTCACGGAGGAGGATGCTCTACATCAACAGCTGAAGGATCAATTGGATCATACCATTGCCAGGTTGCATGCAGAGAAGAAGCAGTTAACAGAGGGACTAGATAACTTCAAATCCGACCCATCTGACGAATCGATTTTGCGGACGAAAGATATCGATATGAAACCAAACTCGGACATGATATGTAGTTTACCTGGGAGTGCATATCACACAAACGAATCTATGATTGTTGAATATGACAATGAAATCGAAGATGAGGGTAAAAGCTTGAATGGAAGACCTGTGTCTCCTTCAGGATCTTTTGTTGGCTTTCTAGATAATCCCGCACCCCCTTCTCACATTATTAAGAAAACATCCCTAAATAGAGCATCTTTAGGGTCACCTTCAACGTATGAGCCCTTTCAAAGGGACATTACAGTACAAGCGAGACCTAGAATCTCCCGGGAATCTCCTTCAATTGTTGATGCGCGTTGGAAAGACATTACCCTACAAGACAGAACTAGTTCGTACCCGATGATTTCAACGTATGAATCAACTCACAAGGACACGAGTTTACAGCAGCGAAGTAATCCATGCTTGGGCTTAGGTGTGTCTTCATCAGATAAAACCCTTCAAAGAGACACTAAATCAGAAGAAATACCGAAGCCATACATGAAAATGCCTACAACGTACGAAGGCCTCCAAAGAAATATTACAATACAACAAAGACCAAGCTCATCCTCGACGAAGGAATCTCTTGCTGACTTACCATCAGCATCAATACAGATGCTCAATTTATCCGTATCCCAGGAAGAAGGTCCACAGCCTGTTCCAATGAACTCTTCGGCGGAACAAAGGAGTCATTCATTGAAGAGAAAGGCGCCGCAAGAATTGCACACAATTATGGTTCCATCACCGAGTAATGATCCCATAATACCGAGCAGCAAGCGCCCGAGAAAGTCAACACCAAGAAAGCTGCTACCGAGCTCTCGTGGTCCGTGTATTTCGAGGATCAACAACGAAAATAAAG TACCTGCATCGTGCATGCAAGCGCCTTCCATCAAGGTGGAGATGGATGAAACAAGTGAACACTTCCAAG ATGCTGCGTCGGCATTGCCGCAGTGCCCTTCTCCATACCCAAAAGAAACTTATGAGTCCACGACTACAGATTCCACGAAGTCCGCGACTACATATTCCAGTAGTAATTCCACATCTCTACAATCCAAGGGCCCCGTGCTCGATTCGGTGAACTCATGCACTGCTGTGAGTGCCGATGATTCTCTTGTTCCGATTTCTACAGAGTCAAGCTTTCCAGTGGTATCGTTGACAGGGTCCAGGATTCGCAATGATAAGTACGACGGTACTGGGCTGAAAGCAGTGTTACACTCGGAGGACCACCAGCATAGCACCGTCCTctacaacaacgacaacaaag AAAAGTctttgaaagaaaagaaaagggtTTGCATTGATAAATACGGCACTGTGCTGAGTGCGGTGTTATATTCTGAGAACAGCAAGAATTGCACCGTCCTCTACAACAACGTCAACAAAG aaaagtcCCTTCTAGAGAAGGCAGCCGAAGCTTTCACTCTGGACGTATTTGGCTTGGGAAGTGAAAGGATTTGCAACCCTATTCCAACCGGGTTACCAAGAAACGGCAGAACAACCGTTGCTATACAAACTCCGGACAACGAAGTGTTCACGGTAGAGACTTCATTCGACAAGATTCGAGAACAAAGGATCCagaaactgcttcaaaagcgCAACGAACTACTAGCAAGCCTGGATGCGAGGGACAAACCTGACAGTAAGAGGAATACTTGA
- the LOC5506427 gene encoding uncharacterized protein LOC5506427 isoform X4 → MLIPPSLPCSESEDCYDYPEEIFQGVAYRYGLSLPVIAAYHNQIPDAVINKGDREVTFPARLSYSTSIQETTNPLKKSMESDHSPNVDGINIKIGEVFSLPGTHSTTISSTTSNTPHQYRDLQYCNSITIQGPLGLQEPAIQSVYSIPPLGSRTDRGNWSEIKDLTTVQWATNTTTSNVKTTEMPLTGRGCVTSSDTAPLSTQGSSIDSKQAGECRASVPMERDVIDKSRLSEPSPLANGQIDVGSAIEMERWQAEKCQLVAEAARKRGQIKDILSKMNYLYGKRKPGRPKKDSVTVILKRLNELSLKRQNNERALWDLSREHDRLVTLQSKVQQSKLEKMLEIEKLRKGRLATRMRLLTEEDALHQQLKDQLDHTIARLHAEKKQLTEGLDNFKSDPSDESILRTKDIDMKPNSDMICSLPGSAYHTNESMIVEYDNEIEDEGKSLNGRPVSPSGSFVGFLDNPAPPSHIIKKTSLNRASLGSPSTYEPFQRDITVQARPRISRESPSIVDARWKDITLQDRTSSYPMISTYESTHKDTSLQQRSNPCLGLGVSSSDKTLQRDTKSEEIPKPYMKMPTTYEGLQRNITIQQRPSSSSTKESLADLPSASIQMLNLSVSQEEGPQPVPMNSSAEQRSHSLKRKAPQELHTIMVPSPSNDPIIPSSKRPRKSTPRKLLPSSRGPCISRINNENKDAASALPQCPSPYPKETYESTTTDSTKSATTYSSSNSTSLQSKGPVLDSVNSCTAVSADDSLVPISTESSFPVVSLTGSRIRNDKYDGTGLKAVLHSEDHQHSTVLYNNDNKEKSLKEKKRVCIDKYGTVLSAVLYSENSKNCTVLYNNVNKEKSLLEKAAEAFTLDVFGLGSERICNPIPTGLPRNGRTTVAIQTPDNEVFTVETSFDKIREQRIQKLLQKRNELLASLDARDKPDSKRNT, encoded by the exons ATGCTTATCCCTCCTTCTCTACCATGTTCAG AATCAGAAGATTGCTATGATTACCCTGAGGAAATATTTCAAGGAGTTGCTTACCGTTATGGCCTGAGCCTTCCTGTCATTGCTGcatatcataatcaaatcccTGATGCAGTTATAAACAAG GGTGATCGCGAAGTTACCTTTCCTGCAAGATTATCCTACAGTACATCCATTCAAGAAACTACTAACCCTTTAAAGAAAAGCATGGAGTCTGACCATTCTCCAAATGTCGATGGGATTAATATTAAGATTGGTGAGGTGTTCAGCCTTCCTGGAACCCACAGCACAACCATTTCCAGTACTACATCAAATACCCCACACCAGTATCGGGACCTTCAGTATTGCAACAGTATAACTATTCAAGGTCCATTAGGCCTACAGGAACCGGCAATACAATCTGTGTACAGCATTCCACCACTTGGAAGCAGGACTGATCGAGGTAATTGGTCTGAAATAAAGGATTTGACCACAGTCCAATGGGCCACCAATACTACGACCAGTAATGTCAAGACAACAGAAATGCCTTTAACAGGAAGAGGCTGCGTCACATCAAGTGATACTGCCCCTTTGAGCACTCAAGGGTCAAGCATAGATTCCAAGCAAGCTGGCGAATGCAGAGCTTCTGTCCCTATGGAAAGAGATGTGATAGATAAAAGTCGCTTAAGTGAACCTTCACCCTTGGCAAATGGTCAGATAGACGTGGGTAGTGCCATAGAAATGGAGAGGTGGCAAGCTGAAAAATGTCAACTAGTGGCTGAAGCAGCCAGGAAGAGAGGTCAGATAAAGGACATCCTTAGTAAGATGAATTATTTGTATGGAAAGCGAAAACCTGGTAGACCGAAAAAAGATTCAGTGACTGTAATACTTAAGCGACTCAATGAGCTCTCTTTAAAAAGACAGAATAACGAAAGAGCGTTATGGGATTTGAGCCGAGAGCACGACAGACTAGTCACCTTGCAATCTAAGGTGCAACAGTCTAAACTGGAAAAAATGTTGGAGATTGAGAAATTACGAAAAGGGAGATTGGCTACGAGGATGAGGCTACTCACGGAGGAGGATGCTCTACATCAACAGCTGAAGGATCAATTGGATCATACCATTGCCAGGTTGCATGCAGAGAAGAAGCAGTTAACAGAGGGACTAGATAACTTCAAATCCGACCCATCTGACGAATCGATTTTGCGGACGAAAGATATCGATATGAAACCAAACTCGGACATGATATGTAGTTTACCTGGGAGTGCATATCACACAAACGAATCTATGATTGTTGAATATGACAATGAAATCGAAGATGAGGGTAAAAGCTTGAATGGAAGACCTGTGTCTCCTTCAGGATCTTTTGTTGGCTTTCTAGATAATCCCGCACCCCCTTCTCACATTATTAAGAAAACATCCCTAAATAGAGCATCTTTAGGGTCACCTTCAACGTATGAGCCCTTTCAAAGGGACATTACAGTACAAGCGAGACCTAGAATCTCCCGGGAATCTCCTTCAATTGTTGATGCGCGTTGGAAAGACATTACCCTACAAGACAGAACTAGTTCGTACCCGATGATTTCAACGTATGAATCAACTCACAAGGACACGAGTTTACAGCAGCGAAGTAATCCATGCTTGGGCTTAGGTGTGTCTTCATCAGATAAAACCCTTCAAAGAGACACTAAATCAGAAGAAATACCGAAGCCATACATGAAAATGCCTACAACGTACGAAGGCCTCCAAAGAAATATTACAATACAACAAAGACCAAGCTCATCCTCGACGAAGGAATCTCTTGCTGACTTACCATCAGCATCAATACAGATGCTCAATTTATCCGTATCCCAGGAAGAAGGTCCACAGCCTGTTCCAATGAACTCTTCGGCGGAACAAAGGAGTCATTCATTGAAGAGAAAGGCGCCGCAAGAATTGCACACAATTATGGTTCCATCACCGAGTAATGATCCCATAATACCGAGCAGCAAGCGCCCGAGAAAGTCAACACCAAGAAAGCTGCTACCGAGCTCTCGTGGTCCGTGTATTTCGAGGATCAACAACGAAAATAAAG ATGCTGCGTCGGCATTGCCGCAGTGCCCTTCTCCATACCCAAAAGAAACTTATGAGTCCACGACTACAGATTCCACGAAGTCCGCGACTACATATTCCAGTAGTAATTCCACATCTCTACAATCCAAGGGCCCCGTGCTCGATTCGGTGAACTCATGCACTGCTGTGAGTGCCGATGATTCTCTTGTTCCGATTTCTACAGAGTCAAGCTTTCCAGTGGTATCGTTGACAGGGTCCAGGATTCGCAATGATAAGTACGACGGTACTGGGCTGAAAGCAGTGTTACACTCGGAGGACCACCAGCATAGCACCGTCCTctacaacaacgacaacaaag AAAAGTctttgaaagaaaagaaaagggtTTGCATTGATAAATACGGCACTGTGCTGAGTGCGGTGTTATATTCTGAGAACAGCAAGAATTGCACCGTCCTCTACAACAACGTCAACAAAG aaaagtcCCTTCTAGAGAAGGCAGCCGAAGCTTTCACTCTGGACGTATTTGGCTTGGGAAGTGAAAGGATTTGCAACCCTATTCCAACCGGGTTACCAAGAAACGGCAGAACAACCGTTGCTATACAAACTCCGGACAACGAAGTGTTCACGGTAGAGACTTCATTCGACAAGATTCGAGAACAAAGGATCCagaaactgcttcaaaagcgCAACGAACTACTAGCAAGCCTGGATGCGAGGGACAAACCTGACAGTAAGAGGAATACTTGA